A window of the Streptomyces sp. Ag109_O5-10 genome harbors these coding sequences:
- a CDS encoding aldo/keto reductase gives MQYRTLGRTGVQVSTLGLGAMNFGAIGRTTQEEATAIVDAALEAGINLIDTADMYGQGESEEMVGKAIAGRRDDIVLATKAGLPMGDERNHRGGSRRWLVTALENSLRRLGVDHVDLYQIHRWDPATSDEETLSALTDLQRAGKIRHFGSSTYPAYRIVQGQWAARVHGLSRYVTEQPSYSLLQRGVESHVLPVTEEYGMGVLAWSPLASGWLSGAVRRGRPVTTSRATLAPDRFDLALPANQARLDAVERLAAVADGAGLTLIQLALGFVTAHPAVTSALIGPRTRDHLHSQLAAADTVLSADVLDAVDAIVAPGTDLAAHEKHDTPPALLDPALRRRRVTEGRGAEGREAEGEGN, from the coding sequence ATGCAGTACCGCACTTTGGGCCGTACCGGTGTGCAGGTCAGCACGCTCGGGCTCGGCGCGATGAACTTCGGGGCGATCGGGCGGACCACCCAGGAGGAGGCGACCGCGATCGTCGACGCCGCACTGGAGGCCGGGATCAATCTGATCGACACCGCCGACATGTACGGGCAGGGCGAGTCGGAGGAGATGGTCGGCAAGGCGATCGCGGGCCGCCGTGACGACATCGTGCTGGCCACGAAGGCCGGCCTGCCGATGGGGGACGAGCGCAATCACCGGGGCGGGTCACGGCGGTGGCTGGTCACCGCGCTGGAGAACAGCCTGCGGCGGCTCGGCGTCGACCACGTCGACCTCTACCAGATACACCGCTGGGACCCGGCCACGAGTGACGAGGAGACCCTGTCGGCGCTGACCGATCTGCAACGCGCCGGGAAGATCCGCCACTTCGGCTCCTCGACCTACCCGGCGTACCGGATCGTGCAGGGCCAGTGGGCCGCCCGTGTTCACGGCCTGAGCCGGTACGTCACCGAACAGCCCAGCTACTCCCTCCTCCAGCGGGGCGTCGAGTCCCATGTCCTGCCCGTGACCGAGGAGTACGGGATGGGCGTGCTGGCGTGGAGCCCGCTGGCCTCCGGCTGGCTGTCCGGCGCCGTGCGCAGGGGCCGGCCCGTCACCACCAGCCGCGCCACGCTGGCGCCCGACCGCTTCGACCTGGCCCTGCCCGCCAACCAGGCCCGGCTCGACGCGGTGGAGCGGCTGGCCGCCGTCGCCGACGGGGCCGGGCTGACCCTGATCCAGCTCGCCCTCGGCTTCGTGACCGCCCACCCCGCCGTCACCAGCGCCCTCATAGGCCCGCGTACTCGCGACCACCTCCACTCCCAGCTCGCCGCCGCCGACACCGTGCTCTCCGCGGACGTTCTGGACGCGGTCGACGCGATCGTCGCCCCCGGCACCGACCTGGCCGCACACGAGAAGCACGACACCCCGCCCGCCCTCCTCGACCCGGCCCTGCGCCGCCGCCGCGTGACGGAGGGGCGAGGAGCAGAGGGCCGGGAGGCAGAGGGGGAGGGGAACTGA
- a CDS encoding SpoIIE family protein phosphatase translates to MRLRARPRGDLAVDDALGAALADMVRRTGAAIGGLYLVEEPAALLRLVALCGLPADFTAPWQRLPLTAPVPVADAIEEDHLVWVGSQDEMARRYPRAATVLPYPFALAAVPLRGVRRRWGGVVLMWPADHPPRPTARERHHIAASARALARLLDDSPVPPALPDRPRVVAVDSRRHPAQTALAAADFLDRIPEGAVALDLEGRVTFMSAPAARLLGRDADRLLGTRPWQSLPWLDDLRYEERYRLAVASRAPVSFSALRPPDQWLTFHLHPDASGISVRVTAGEEAGTDAGSGRAEPAPTTPGRLYQLVHLAAALTETVTTRDLVALIADQILPAFGAQGLLLSISEAGRLRVAGQHGYSAEAVERLDALPLDTGVTPAGQVLASGVPAFFASPAELARNYPRLPRISGKQAWAYLPLIISGRPVGCCVLSYERPHVFTADERAVLTPLSGLLAQALDRARLYDTQHHLVHQLQQALLPRSLPTVPGLTVAARYLPAGHGIDVGGDFYDLLRLDDTCAAAVIGDVEGHSMAAAALMGQVRTAIHAHATAGAAPDQVIDRTNRLLADLAPDLLVTCLYLHLDLARRELTLAGAGHVPPLLRPGAGRAHPLHLDPGPPLGVDACARYPLTRGPLPAGSVLALYTDGLVEHPGTDVGHAIAGLAEHLARADVGDLERLIDDLVQQAWPAGGHTDDLAVLLLRTGVPHP, encoded by the coding sequence ATGCGGCTCCGTGCCCGGCCCAGGGGCGACCTCGCGGTCGACGACGCCCTGGGCGCGGCACTGGCCGACATGGTGCGCCGGACGGGGGCGGCGATCGGCGGCCTGTACCTCGTCGAGGAGCCGGCCGCCCTGCTGCGGCTGGTGGCGCTGTGCGGGCTGCCCGCCGACTTCACCGCACCCTGGCAGCGGCTGCCGCTGACCGCGCCCGTCCCGGTGGCCGACGCGATCGAGGAGGACCACCTGGTCTGGGTCGGCTCCCAGGACGAGATGGCCCGCCGCTACCCGCGGGCCGCGACCGTCCTGCCCTACCCCTTCGCCCTCGCCGCGGTCCCGTTGCGCGGGGTGCGCCGCAGGTGGGGCGGGGTCGTGCTGATGTGGCCCGCCGACCACCCGCCCCGGCCCACCGCCCGCGAACGGCACCACATCGCGGCCAGCGCCCGCGCGCTGGCCCGGCTCCTGGATGACTCGCCGGTGCCGCCCGCCCTCCCGGACCGGCCGCGTGTCGTGGCCGTGGACTCGCGGCGGCATCCGGCCCAGACCGCACTGGCCGCCGCCGATTTCCTCGACCGGATCCCGGAGGGTGCCGTGGCCCTGGACCTGGAGGGCAGGGTCACGTTCATGTCCGCCCCGGCCGCGCGGCTGCTCGGCCGGGACGCCGACCGGCTGCTGGGCACCCGGCCCTGGCAGTCCCTGCCGTGGCTGGACGACCTGCGGTACGAGGAGCGGTACCGGCTGGCGGTCGCCAGCCGGGCGCCGGTGTCCTTCAGCGCGCTCCGCCCGCCGGACCAGTGGCTGACCTTCCACCTCCACCCGGACGCCAGCGGCATCAGCGTGCGCGTCACCGCCGGGGAGGAGGCGGGGACGGACGCCGGAAGCGGGCGCGCGGAGCCTGCCCCGACCACGCCCGGCCGCCTCTACCAGCTGGTCCACCTGGCGGCCGCGCTCACCGAGACGGTGACCACCCGCGACCTCGTCGCGCTGATCGCGGACCAGATCCTGCCGGCGTTCGGCGCCCAGGGACTGCTGCTCAGCATCTCCGAGGCGGGCCGCCTGCGCGTCGCCGGACAGCACGGCTACTCCGCCGAAGCCGTCGAACGCCTCGACGCCCTCCCCCTCGACACCGGCGTCACCCCGGCCGGGCAGGTCCTGGCGAGCGGCGTCCCCGCCTTCTTCGCCAGTCCGGCCGAGCTGGCCCGGAACTACCCCCGCCTACCGCGGATCAGCGGGAAACAGGCCTGGGCCTACCTGCCCCTGATCATCTCCGGACGCCCGGTCGGCTGCTGCGTCCTCTCCTACGAACGCCCGCACGTCTTCACCGCCGACGAACGCGCCGTCCTCACCCCGCTGTCCGGCCTGCTCGCCCAAGCCCTGGACCGGGCCCGCCTCTACGACACCCAGCACCACCTCGTCCACCAGCTCCAGCAGGCGCTCCTGCCGCGCAGCCTGCCCACCGTGCCCGGCCTCACGGTCGCCGCCCGCTACCTGCCGGCCGGGCACGGCATCGACGTCGGCGGCGACTTCTACGACCTGCTGCGCCTGGACGACACCTGCGCGGCCGCCGTCATCGGCGACGTGGAGGGCCACAGCATGGCCGCGGCGGCCCTGATGGGCCAGGTCCGTACCGCCATCCACGCGCACGCCACCGCCGGCGCCGCCCCGGACCAGGTCATCGACCGCACCAACCGGCTCCTCGCCGACCTGGCCCCCGACCTCCTGGTGACCTGCCTCTACCTCCACCTCGACCTGGCCCGGCGCGAGCTGACCCTGGCCGGCGCCGGCCACGTGCCGCCGCTGCTGCGGCCGGGGGCCGGCCGGGCCCACCCGCTCCACCTCGACCCCGGGCCGCCGTTGGGCGTCGACGCCTGCGCCCGCTACCCCCTCACCCGGGGCCCGCTCCCGGCGGGCTCCGTCCTCGCCCTCTACACCGACGGCCTCGTCGAACACCCCGGCACCGACGTCGGCCACGCCATCGCGGGCCTCGCCGAGCACCTCGCCCGTGCCGACGTCGGCGACCTGGAGCGCCTCATCGACGACCTCGTCCAGCAGGCCTGGCCGGCCGGTGGCCACACCGACGACCTCGCCGTGCTGCTGCTGCGGACCGGGGTCCCGCACCCGTGA
- a CDS encoding PhzF family phenazine biosynthesis protein, translating to MTTNAPRPEILRYTAFSSSPEGGNPAGVVLDATGLDDAAMLAIAAELGYSESAFLTAPPADLGGEGGGGNGDGDGDGRAYTIRYFSPKAEVPFCGHATIATAVALAERTGPGELVFATPAGIVPVAVTEEGGAVLATLTSVEPHTEEIAGTDLAEALAALDWPAADLDPAFPPRIAFAGARHLVLAAATRARLADLAYDFARLEALMHRLDLTTVQLVWRESATVFHVRDPFPVGGVVEDPATGAAAAAFGAYARELGLVPEDAVLTLHQGEDLGRPGELTVTLRAGDPRVHVGGTGTRIV from the coding sequence ATGACGACGAACGCGCCCCGGCCCGAGATCCTGCGCTACACCGCCTTCTCCAGCTCCCCCGAGGGCGGCAACCCCGCCGGGGTCGTGCTGGACGCCACCGGTCTGGACGACGCCGCAATGCTCGCCATCGCCGCCGAACTCGGCTACTCGGAGTCGGCGTTCCTGACCGCACCCCCGGCGGACCTCGGCGGCGAGGGCGGGGGCGGAAACGGGGACGGGGACGGGGACGGACGGGCGTACACCATCCGTTACTTCAGCCCCAAGGCCGAGGTGCCGTTCTGCGGGCACGCCACCATCGCGACCGCCGTGGCGCTCGCCGAGCGGACCGGCCCCGGGGAGCTGGTGTTCGCCACCCCGGCGGGCATCGTTCCGGTGGCGGTGACCGAGGAGGGCGGGGCGGTCCTGGCCACACTCACCAGCGTCGAGCCGCACACCGAGGAGATCGCCGGCACCGACCTCGCGGAGGCGCTCGCCGCGCTCGACTGGCCGGCCGCCGATCTCGACCCGGCCTTCCCGCCCCGCATCGCGTTCGCCGGCGCCCGCCATCTCGTGCTCGCGGCGGCGACCCGCGCCCGGCTCGCGGACCTCGCCTACGACTTCGCGCGCCTCGAAGCGCTGATGCACCGCCTGGACCTGACCACCGTTCAGTTGGTGTGGCGGGAGTCGGCCACCGTCTTCCACGTCCGCGACCCGTTCCCCGTCGGCGGGGTCGTCGAGGATCCGGCGACCGGCGCCGCGGCCGCCGCGTTCGGTGCCTACGCCCGTGAGCTCGGCCTGGTCCCCGAGGACGCCGTCCTCACCCTCCACCAGGGCGAGGACCTGGGCCGCCCCGGCGAACTCACGGTCACCCTGCGCGCGGGCGACCCTCGCGTGCACGTCGGCGGCACCGGGACCCGCATCGTCTGA
- a CDS encoding HIT family protein has product MPTLFSRILAGELPARFVWQDPEVAAFLSIAPLTPGHTLVVPRREVDQWTDADGEVLARCVTVAQAVGRAVRRAWDAPRAGLVIAGFEVPHLHIHVAPAWGMAELDFSRAKAETDEAALDDAATRLRTALRELGFTEQVASEA; this is encoded by the coding sequence ATGCCTACGCTCTTTTCCCGGATCCTCGCCGGAGAACTGCCTGCCCGGTTCGTCTGGCAGGACCCGGAGGTCGCCGCGTTCCTCAGCATCGCCCCGCTGACCCCGGGGCACACCCTGGTGGTGCCCCGGCGGGAGGTGGACCAGTGGACCGACGCGGACGGCGAGGTGCTGGCCCGCTGCGTCACGGTGGCCCAGGCGGTCGGCCGCGCGGTGCGGCGCGCCTGGGACGCGCCCCGGGCCGGTCTGGTCATCGCGGGCTTCGAGGTGCCGCATCTGCACATCCATGTCGCGCCCGCCTGGGGCATGGCGGAACTCGACTTCTCCCGGGCGAAGGCGGAGACGGACGAAGCCGCCCTCGACGACGCCGCGACCCGGCTGCGCACCGCACTGCGCGAGCTCGGGTTCACCGAGCAGGTGGCGTCCGAAGCCTGA
- a CDS encoding LLM class F420-dependent oxidoreductase — MDETPRKIDLGAFGVWRHDRTEPELAVALEGLGYGTLWLGNVTDPDLAEAERLLDATDRLVLATGIVNIWSNPADRVARAYRRIAERHPDRFLLGVGAGHPEATKEFVRPYEALNAYLDVLDAGGVPVARRALAALGPRVLRLAGDRTAGAHPYLVPPEHTRRARELLGAGPILAPEQKVVLETDPAEARAIGDATLGFYLGLTNYVGNLRRLGFDDTDFADGGSDRLFDALIVHGGPDRVAEGVRAHLDAGADHVAVQLLHPEGADPLPGYRAVAGALGLGGV, encoded by the coding sequence ATGGACGAGACCCCGCGCAAGATCGACCTCGGCGCCTTCGGTGTGTGGCGCCACGACAGGACCGAACCCGAACTGGCCGTCGCGCTGGAGGGCCTGGGCTACGGCACCCTCTGGCTCGGCAACGTGACCGACCCGGACCTGGCCGAAGCCGAACGCCTGCTGGACGCCACGGACCGCCTGGTGCTGGCCACCGGCATCGTGAACATCTGGTCCAACCCGGCCGACCGCGTCGCCCGCGCCTACCGGCGCATCGCCGAACGTCACCCGGACCGCTTCCTGCTGGGCGTCGGCGCCGGCCACCCGGAGGCCACGAAGGAGTTCGTGCGGCCGTACGAAGCCCTCAACGCCTACCTGGACGTCCTCGACGCGGGCGGTGTCCCGGTCGCCCGGCGGGCGCTGGCGGCCCTCGGCCCCCGCGTCCTGCGGCTGGCCGGCGACCGCACCGCGGGCGCGCACCCCTATCTGGTTCCCCCCGAGCACACCCGCCGGGCCCGCGAACTCCTCGGCGCCGGCCCGATCCTCGCCCCCGAACAGAAGGTGGTCCTGGAGACCGACCCGGCCGAGGCCCGCGCGATCGGCGACGCCACGCTCGGCTTCTACCTGGGCCTGACCAACTACGTCGGCAACCTGCGCCGACTCGGCTTCGACGACACCGACTTCGCGGACGGCGGCAGCGACCGCCTCTTCGACGCCCTCATCGTGCACGGCGGCCCTGACCGGGTGGCCGAGGGCGTCCGGGCCCATCTGGACGCGGGCGCCGACCACGTGGCGGTGCAGTTGCTGCACCCCGAAGGCGCCGACCCGTTGCCGGGGTACCGGGCGGTGGCGGGAGCGTTGGGGCTGGGAGGCGTGTAG
- a CDS encoding TOPRIM nucleotidyl transferase/hydrolase domain-containing protein, protein MADFREAVGAWDRGGPAEPARELAERLGIRVAVLLEGPSDLAAVEALAVRRGRDLAAEGVCALPMGGAMNAGRFARLLGPPGLGLRLTGLCDERELPYYSRGLARAGAAADGLFVCAADLEDELVRALGPPRVAELARAEGDHRALRTFLNQPAQQGRTAQQQYRRFLGTTSGRKIRYGRVLVEALDPDRVPAPLAGLLTAL, encoded by the coding sequence ATGGCGGACTTCCGGGAGGCCGTCGGCGCGTGGGACCGCGGTGGCCCCGCGGAGCCCGCGCGGGAACTCGCCGAGCGGCTCGGCATCCGTGTCGCCGTACTGCTCGAAGGGCCCAGCGACCTCGCGGCCGTCGAGGCGCTGGCCGTCCGGCGCGGCCGGGACCTCGCGGCCGAAGGGGTCTGCGCGCTGCCGATGGGCGGGGCGATGAACGCCGGCCGGTTCGCCCGCCTCCTCGGACCGCCCGGCCTCGGCCTGCGCCTGACCGGGCTCTGCGACGAACGCGAACTCCCCTACTACTCACGCGGTCTGGCACGGGCCGGTGCCGCAGCGGACGGCCTCTTCGTCTGCGCGGCCGACCTGGAGGACGAACTGGTCCGCGCCCTCGGCCCGCCGCGCGTCGCCGAACTCGCCCGCGCGGAGGGCGATCACCGCGCCCTGCGCACCTTCCTCAACCAGCCCGCCCAGCAGGGCCGCACCGCGCAGCAGCAGTACCGCCGCTTCCTCGGCACGACCTCGGGCCGCAAGATCCGTTACGGCCGGGTCCTCGTCGAGGCCCTGGACCCCGACCGGGTACCCGCGCCGCTCGCCGGCCTGCTCACGGCTCTGTGA
- a CDS encoding SpoIIE family protein phosphatase: MEGRVPDDLAVVVEAGGAVLVWSAGARRLLGYEPAEVVGRSALTLLAADLPVSARRHLADGQRWSTEVALLHRNGDRIVVRLQGIPLADTGDRPLWLVTAAPPTTVAGREQPGAAALWDLTLAQLPTPVAIYDRDARFVAANDAMSRIMGLPAAEMRSLTLSEIEPSFPFDEYDRLQRQVLRTGQTIFHEQHAQAPGETREHSWSMYFSPLKDDIGTVQGVSAVVFDTTEQYWARRHLAVLDDAGLRVGTTLDVTRTVEELAEVAVSGFADFVTVDLLESVALGDEPEPLTPGEPVAVRRAAQRSVLAGCPEAAFALGDAFRYPVDTPPMRTLLSGHGTRHRPGDPGMRDWLRSSQAHAEAVARHLIHSVLMVPLRARGVTLGLVHFLRHRTPESFTEYDQRLAEEIVARAAVSVDNARRYTRERRTALALQRSLLPGRPPGLAATEVAYRYLPTGAGADVGGDWFDVIPLSGARVALVVGDVVGHGIRASATMGRLRTAVRTLADVDLAPDELLTQLDDLVIRLDREEGPEVPGRAEAASAGDIGATCLYAVYDPVTCRCTVARAGHPPPALATPDGDVRFLDLPAGPPLGLGGLPFESVEVELAEGSLLALYTDGLVETADHDIEVGLGLLRRALAGPAAPLEETCDHVLRTVLTDRPADDIVLLLARTSALDTTKVRTWQFPQHPAAVAGARKVACEQLAAWGLTDAAFATELIVSELVTNAVRYGDGPIALRLIRDASLICEVSDGSSTAPHLRRARVYDEGGRGLLLVAQISERWGSRQTPTGKTIWAEQPLPA; the protein is encoded by the coding sequence ATGGAGGGTCGCGTACCGGACGACCTGGCGGTCGTCGTCGAGGCCGGCGGGGCGGTCCTGGTGTGGAGTGCGGGGGCCCGGCGGCTCCTCGGGTACGAGCCCGCCGAGGTCGTCGGCCGTTCCGCGCTGACGCTGCTCGCCGCCGACCTGCCCGTCTCCGCGCGCCGGCACCTCGCCGACGGGCAGCGCTGGTCCACCGAGGTGGCGCTGCTGCACCGCAACGGCGACCGTATCGTCGTACGTCTGCAGGGCATCCCGCTCGCGGACACGGGTGACAGGCCGCTCTGGCTGGTGACCGCCGCCCCGCCGACGACCGTGGCCGGACGCGAGCAGCCCGGCGCGGCGGCCCTGTGGGACCTCACGCTCGCCCAGCTGCCCACACCGGTGGCGATCTACGACCGCGACGCCCGGTTCGTCGCCGCCAACGACGCCATGTCCCGGATCATGGGCCTGCCCGCGGCGGAGATGCGGAGCCTGACCCTGTCGGAGATCGAGCCCAGCTTCCCCTTCGACGAGTACGACCGCCTCCAGCGACAGGTCCTGCGCACCGGGCAAACGATCTTCCACGAGCAGCACGCCCAGGCGCCCGGCGAGACCCGGGAGCACTCCTGGTCGATGTACTTCTCCCCGCTGAAGGACGACATCGGCACCGTGCAGGGCGTGTCGGCGGTGGTCTTCGACACCACCGAGCAGTACTGGGCCCGCCGTCACCTGGCCGTCCTCGACGACGCCGGCCTGCGCGTCGGCACCACCCTGGACGTGACCCGCACCGTCGAGGAACTGGCCGAGGTGGCCGTGTCCGGGTTCGCGGACTTCGTCACCGTCGACCTGCTGGAGTCCGTCGCCCTCGGCGACGAGCCGGAACCCCTGACACCGGGCGAACCGGTCGCCGTACGCCGAGCGGCCCAGCGGTCGGTGCTGGCGGGCTGCCCTGAGGCGGCGTTCGCCCTCGGCGACGCGTTCCGCTACCCGGTGGACACGCCTCCGATGCGGACGCTGCTCAGCGGCCACGGCACCCGCCACCGGCCCGGCGACCCCGGCATGCGGGACTGGCTCAGGAGCTCCCAGGCCCACGCCGAGGCCGTCGCCCGGCACCTGATCCACTCGGTGCTGATGGTTCCGCTGCGGGCCCGCGGCGTCACCCTCGGCCTCGTGCACTTCCTGCGGCACCGCACGCCCGAGTCGTTCACCGAGTACGACCAGCGGCTCGCGGAGGAGATCGTCGCCAGGGCCGCGGTGAGCGTGGACAACGCCCGCCGCTACACCCGCGAGCGCCGCACCGCGCTGGCCCTGCAGCGCAGCCTGCTGCCGGGACGGCCGCCGGGCCTCGCGGCGACGGAGGTGGCCTACCGCTACCTGCCCACCGGGGCCGGTGCGGACGTCGGCGGCGACTGGTTCGACGTGATCCCGCTCTCCGGGGCCCGGGTCGCCCTGGTCGTCGGCGACGTCGTCGGCCACGGCATCCGCGCCTCGGCCACCATGGGCCGCCTGCGCACGGCGGTACGGACCCTGGCGGACGTCGACCTCGCCCCCGACGAACTCCTCACCCAACTGGACGACCTGGTCATCCGCCTCGACCGCGAGGAGGGTCCGGAGGTGCCCGGCCGGGCGGAGGCCGCGTCGGCCGGCGACATCGGCGCGACCTGCCTGTACGCCGTGTACGACCCGGTGACCTGCCGCTGCACCGTGGCCCGCGCCGGTCATCCGCCGCCGGCCCTGGCCACCCCCGACGGTGACGTCCGCTTTCTCGACCTGCCGGCCGGACCGCCGCTCGGCCTGGGCGGCCTGCCCTTCGAGTCCGTCGAGGTGGAACTCGCGGAGGGCAGCCTGCTCGCCCTCTACACCGACGGCCTGGTGGAGACCGCCGACCACGACATCGAGGTGGGTCTCGGCCTGCTCCGCCGGGCCCTCGCCGGCCCGGCCGCGCCCCTGGAGGAGACCTGCGACCACGTCCTGCGCACGGTCCTGACCGACCGCCCGGCCGATGACATCGTTCTCCTGCTCGCCCGCACCTCCGCCCTGGACACCACGAAGGTCCGCACCTGGCAGTTCCCCCAGCACCCGGCCGCCGTCGCCGGGGCCCGCAAGGTGGCCTGCGAACAGCTGGCGGCCTGGGGACTGACGGACGCGGCCTTCGCCACCGAACTGATCGTCAGCGAACTGGTCACGAACGCGGTCCGCTACGGCGACGGCCCGATCGCCCTCCGCCTGATCCGCGACGCCTCCCTCATCTGCGAGGTCTCCGACGGCAGCAGCACCGCCCCGCACCTGCGCCGGGCCCGCGTCTACGACGAGGGCGGCCGGGGCCTGCTCCTGGTCGCCCAGATCTCGGAACGCTGGGGCAGCCGCCAGACCCCGACCGGCAAGACGATCTGGGCGGAACAGCCCCTGCCGGCGTGA
- the pip gene encoding prolyl aminopeptidase, which translates to MPEEPEDFPPIEPYARGLLDVGDGQQVYWETSGNPAGKAALCVHGGPGSGGRRHARRLFDPGMYRIVLFDQRGSGESRPHASDPTVGLADNTTDHLIADMERLREHLGVERWLLYGGSWGSTLILAYAERHPERVSEIVIAGVTMTRPEETDWLYRGVGRLLPGPWEAFRDHLPPADRDGSLVAAYDRLLNGPDAGVRARAARAWVTWEDAVIAHEVLGSPGAYSDRPDDALMAFVRICAHYFAHDAWLEDGRLLRDARRLAGIPGVLIHGRLDIGSPLKTAWELARAWPDAELQVIDDAGHTGSPAMHRAVLTAIARFGDGR; encoded by the coding sequence ATGCCCGAGGAGCCCGAGGACTTCCCGCCCATCGAGCCCTACGCTCGCGGTCTCCTCGATGTCGGGGACGGGCAGCAGGTCTACTGGGAGACCAGCGGCAACCCCGCGGGGAAGGCCGCCCTGTGCGTGCACGGCGGCCCGGGCAGCGGCGGGCGGCGGCACGCCCGCAGACTGTTCGATCCCGGCATGTACCGGATCGTCCTCTTCGACCAGCGCGGCTCCGGCGAGAGCCGGCCGCACGCCTCCGACCCGACCGTCGGCCTCGCCGACAACACCACCGACCACCTGATCGCCGACATGGAACGGCTGCGCGAGCACCTCGGCGTCGAACGCTGGCTCCTGTACGGCGGCTCCTGGGGCTCGACACTGATCCTCGCCTACGCCGAACGCCACCCCGAGCGGGTCTCCGAGATCGTCATCGCCGGTGTCACCATGACCCGCCCCGAGGAGACCGACTGGCTCTACCGCGGTGTGGGCCGCCTGCTCCCGGGCCCCTGGGAGGCCTTCCGCGACCACTTGCCGCCCGCCGACCGCGACGGCAGTCTCGTCGCCGCCTACGACAGGCTGCTGAACGGTCCGGACGCCGGGGTCCGGGCCCGCGCGGCCCGTGCCTGGGTCACTTGGGAGGACGCCGTCATCGCCCATGAGGTGCTGGGCAGTCCAGGTGCCTACAGCGACCGCCCCGACGATGCTCTGATGGCCTTCGTCCGCATCTGTGCGCACTACTTCGCCCACGACGCCTGGCTGGAGGACGGTCGGCTGTTGCGGGACGCCCGCCGGTTGGCCGGCATTCCCGGAGTGCTGATCCACGGCCGGCTGGACATCGGCAGCCCGCTGAAGACCGCGTGGGAACTGGCGAGGGCCTGGCCGGACGCGGAGCTGCAAGTGATCGACGACGCGGGGCACACCGGCAGTCCCGCGATGCACCGGGCTGTCCTGACGGCGATCGCGCGGTTCGGCGATGGCCGCTAG
- a CDS encoding TetR/AcrR family transcriptional regulator, which translates to MKDEEQAVRPRRADARRNETTLLEAAAAAFVASGVEAPVRDIAARAGVGTATIYRHFPTRADLIIAVYRHQVEACAEAGPALLADSPSPYEALRRWIDLFVDFLVTKHGLAAALRADQTGFDALHAYFLDSLVPVCTRLLDAASESGEIHTDLAAVELMRGVGNLCIGAESDPGYDARRLVALLVTGLRHTA; encoded by the coding sequence ATGAAGGACGAGGAGCAGGCGGTCCGGCCCCGGCGGGCGGACGCCCGGCGCAACGAGACGACCCTGCTGGAGGCGGCCGCGGCGGCGTTCGTCGCGTCCGGCGTGGAGGCGCCGGTCCGCGACATCGCGGCCCGTGCGGGCGTCGGCACGGCGACGATCTACCGGCACTTCCCGACCCGCGCCGACCTGATCATCGCCGTCTACCGGCACCAGGTGGAGGCCTGCGCGGAGGCCGGCCCGGCACTGCTGGCCGACTCCCCGAGCCCGTACGAGGCGCTGCGCCGCTGGATCGATCTCTTCGTGGACTTCCTGGTCACCAAGCACGGGCTCGCCGCGGCCCTGCGTGCCGACCAGACGGGCTTCGACGCCCTCCACGCGTACTTCCTGGACAGCCTGGTCCCCGTCTGCACCCGGCTTCTCGACGCGGCATCCGAGTCCGGCGAGATCCACACCGACCTGGCCGCCGTCGAGCTGATGCGCGGCGTCGGCAACCTCTGCATCGGCGCGGAGAGCGACCCCGGCTACGACGCCCGCCGCCTGGTCGCCCTTCTCGTCACGGGACTGCGCCACACGGCGTGA